One Enterococcus silesiacus genomic window carries:
- a CDS encoding ribonuclease Z (RNase BN; member of metallo-beta-lactamase family; the purified enzyme from Escherichia coli forms dimeric zinc phosphodiesterase; in Bacillus subtilis this protein is a 3'-tRNA processing endoribonuclease and is essential while in Escherichia coli it is not; associates with two zinc ions): MELQFLGTGAGVPAKHRNVSSIALKLLDERNAVWLFDCGEGTQLQILKSNIRPRKIEKIFITHLHGDHIFGLPGLLSSRSFQGGNERLEIYGPPGVAEFVRTALKVSQTKLSYELKFIEIKEEGIIFSDKQFTVSCLPLEHGILSFGYRIVEADHEGELQVDKLAALNIPSGPVYGKIKRGETVTLPDGQTINGKDFVGEKKSGRIVTILGDTRKTINSVQLAENADLLVHESTFNKDEEKMARAYFHSTSHQAAQVALKANVAKLVLTHISARYLTGDIIQLENEAKEIFPRTKIVKDMEIVEVPFKDE; this comes from the coding sequence ATGGAATTACAATTTTTAGGTACAGGAGCTGGAGTACCAGCAAAACATCGAAATGTGAGTAGTATCGCATTAAAATTATTAGATGAAAGAAATGCCGTATGGTTATTTGACTGCGGTGAAGGAACACAATTACAGATTTTAAAAAGCAATATTCGCCCAAGAAAGATTGAAAAAATCTTTATTACTCATTTGCACGGAGATCATATCTTTGGCCTGCCTGGTTTATTGAGTAGTCGTTCATTTCAAGGCGGTAATGAACGATTGGAGATTTATGGACCACCTGGCGTTGCAGAATTTGTGCGAACTGCGTTAAAAGTATCACAAACGAAACTCTCTTATGAACTGAAGTTTATTGAAATCAAAGAAGAAGGAATCATTTTTTCAGATAAACAATTTACTGTGTCTTGTTTACCGTTAGAGCATGGAATTCTCAGCTTCGGTTATCGTATCGTGGAAGCAGATCATGAAGGTGAGCTTCAAGTAGACAAATTAGCAGCTTTAAATATTCCGTCTGGTCCAGTTTATGGAAAAATCAAACGAGGTGAAACCGTAACTTTGCCTGATGGGCAAACAATCAATGGGAAAGACTTCGTCGGTGAAAAAAAATCTGGGCGAATCGTCACAATCTTAGGAGATACTAGAAAGACCATTAATAGTGTTCAACTTGCTGAAAACGCTGATCTGCTTGTACATGAAAGTACGTTTAATAAAGATGAAGAAAAAATGGCAAGAGCGTATTTCCATTCAACTAGTCATCAAGCAGCGCAAGTTGCATTGAAAGCTAATGTAGCGAAACTAGTACTAACACATATCAGTGCGCGTTATTTAACAGGTGATATTATTCAGTTAGAAAATGAAGCCAAGGAGATTTTTCCTAGAACAAAAATTGTGAAAGATATGGAAATTGTAGAAGTACCTTTTAAAGATGAGTAA
- a CDS encoding methionine sulfoxide reductase A yields MIQPFDTQPGIHSVTSGYTGGHVENPTYEQVLSHTTGHTEAVEIEFDPTIMPYEKLVEIYWQQTDPTDVLGQFEDRGDNYRPVIFYTSEHQKGIAEKSRQALQESGRFSEPIVTTIEPAVTFYPAEDYHQDFYQKEPERYENAHMNRANFIEENW; encoded by the coding sequence ATGATCCAGCCTTTTGATACCCAACCTGGCATCCATTCTGTAACGTCTGGATATACGGGAGGGCACGTTGAAAACCCAACATATGAACAAGTGTTGAGCCATACCACGGGCCATACTGAAGCAGTTGAGATTGAATTTGATCCGACCATCATGCCTTATGAAAAATTAGTAGAAATTTACTGGCAACAAACCGATCCAACAGATGTTTTAGGTCAGTTTGAAGATCGTGGAGATAACTATCGTCCGGTCATTTTTTATACAAGCGAACACCAAAAAGGAATCGCTGAAAAAAGCCGACAAGCTTTACAAGAAAGTGGTCGTTTTAGTGAACCAATCGTCACAACAATCGAGCCTGCAGTCACTTTTTATCCCGCTGAAGATTATCATCAGGATTTTTATCAAAAAGAGCCTGAACGTTATGAAAATGCCCATATGAATCGAGCAAATTTTATAGAAGAGAATTGGTGA
- a CDS encoding lipase: MKNFFKNNWASFALFFTTIISIFLLLILIAPKAKPILGTGAQQIAKSETKEVIHYVAIGDSLTEGIGDLTNSGGFVPLVAKDLQEQYQLNGVQTDNFGKNGDRSDQILKRIKKNEAIQDGLATADVITLTVGGNDLMKVIKGDIFRLTKESFKRPLKNYQKEVDKLLTEIRKYNTDAPIYVLGIYNPFYLYFPDITEMQEIVDNWNAGTEEIVQAEKNAYFIPINDLLYKGVGDEVGIVSSENTMTSSGEVDIKNNALYEEDHFHPNNLGYQIMASTVRDKMVKTQDKWLKKGSE, translated from the coding sequence ATGAAGAATTTTTTCAAAAATAATTGGGCAAGTTTTGCACTTTTTTTTACGACGATCATCAGTATTTTTTTACTTTTGATTCTAATTGCACCAAAAGCAAAACCAATTTTAGGAACCGGAGCGCAACAAATAGCCAAAAGCGAAACAAAAGAAGTTATCCACTACGTTGCAATTGGCGACTCTTTAACAGAAGGAATCGGCGATTTAACAAACTCAGGAGGTTTTGTACCGCTAGTTGCCAAAGATTTACAAGAGCAGTATCAGTTAAACGGTGTTCAAACTGATAATTTTGGGAAAAATGGCGATCGTAGCGACCAAATCCTTAAACGGATCAAAAAAAATGAAGCGATTCAAGATGGTCTAGCCACAGCAGATGTCATCACCTTGACTGTAGGCGGAAATGATTTAATGAAAGTCATAAAAGGCGATATTTTCCGCTTAACAAAAGAGTCATTCAAAAGGCCACTGAAAAATTATCAAAAAGAAGTAGATAAGCTACTGACAGAAATTCGCAAATACAATACCGATGCACCAATTTATGTCTTAGGAATATATAATCCGTTTTATTTGTATTTTCCTGATATCACTGAAATGCAGGAAATTGTTGATAATTGGAATGCTGGGACAGAGGAAATCGTCCAAGCAGAAAAAAATGCCTATTTTATTCCTATTAATGACTTGCTTTATAAAGGTGTTGGGGATGAAGTCGGAATCGTTAGCAGTGAAAATACAATGACCTCAAGTGGAGAGGTCGATATCAAAAATAATGCACTGTACGAAGAAGACCATTTCCATCCTAATAATCTAGGGTATCAAATCATGGCAAGTACTGTTCGTGATAAAATGGTAAAAACACAAGATAAATGGCTCAAAAAGGGAAGTGAGTGA
- a CDS encoding peptidase S41 — protein sequence MKNKQQVPFHQYIISLACVAFLAGGGGYIYFDSQYKKQLANSPAQSGELKKVDDLYNEIVNNYVGKVDEKKLVDGALKGMTEALDDPYSSYLNEPEADELDQSLAGSFEGIGATMTMTDELPTVAQAPIEGSPAAKAGMKTNDTILKVDDENTQGKTLSQVVSKIRGKKGTEVRLTIKRGEETFELKLKRDTIPIETVKGELDKKDDSVGSIKIISFGENTYKELQESIKTLRKAGATSFVIDLRQNPGGLLDQVEKMASMFLKDGKTILKFEDKAGNTSEEVASSQLDGGFKVTEPTVVLVDEGSASASEIFAAALKESGNKEIIGTKTFGKGTVQTVKNLNDKSEIKLTVLKWLTPKGEWIHEKGLEPTIKADYPDYAYLSPISRDKTLKLGDSSPVVKNINALLKALGHDVNAEASDFSEQTKTAVSAIQADNNLPVTGEVDNETAAQIETEVGKKIKENDQAYDTGIKELQKKVRKNKGE from the coding sequence ATGAAAAATAAACAACAAGTGCCTTTTCATCAATACATTATTTCGCTTGCCTGTGTTGCTTTTTTGGCTGGCGGTGGCGGTTATATCTATTTCGATTCTCAATATAAAAAACAACTTGCCAACAGTCCAGCTCAAAGTGGCGAGCTAAAAAAAGTGGATGATCTATATAACGAAATCGTCAATAATTATGTAGGGAAAGTTGATGAAAAAAAGTTGGTTGATGGTGCTTTAAAAGGCATGACAGAGGCTTTAGATGATCCGTATTCTAGCTATTTAAATGAACCAGAAGCAGATGAATTAGACCAAAGTCTTGCCGGTAGTTTTGAAGGGATTGGTGCGACCATGACCATGACAGACGAGTTGCCTACCGTTGCTCAAGCTCCTATCGAAGGCTCACCCGCAGCTAAAGCAGGGATGAAGACAAATGATACGATTTTAAAAGTCGATGATGAAAACACACAAGGCAAGACACTTTCTCAAGTCGTCAGTAAAATTCGTGGAAAAAAAGGCACGGAAGTCCGTTTAACAATTAAGCGTGGCGAGGAAACCTTTGAATTGAAATTAAAGAGAGACACGATTCCAATCGAAACAGTCAAAGGCGAATTAGATAAAAAGGACGATTCAGTTGGCTCAATCAAAATCATTTCATTTGGGGAAAATACGTATAAAGAGCTTCAAGAAAGCATCAAGACGTTAAGAAAAGCCGGAGCCACATCTTTTGTGATTGATTTACGTCAAAATCCAGGTGGACTGCTTGATCAAGTAGAAAAAATGGCCAGCATGTTCCTCAAAGACGGTAAAACGATTCTTAAATTTGAAGATAAGGCTGGTAACACCAGTGAAGAAGTTGCTTCTAGCCAATTAGATGGTGGCTTTAAAGTGACAGAACCGACTGTTGTTTTAGTTGATGAAGGCAGCGCTAGCGCATCTGAGATTTTTGCAGCAGCCTTAAAAGAATCCGGCAACAAAGAGATCATCGGAACAAAAACTTTTGGGAAGGGAACCGTTCAAACGGTTAAAAATCTGAATGATAAGAGCGAAATCAAGTTAACTGTCTTAAAATGGTTGACACCAAAAGGGGAGTGGATCCATGAAAAAGGATTAGAACCCACGATTAAGGCTGATTATCCTGATTATGCTTACCTTTCACCAATCTCTAGAGATAAAACACTCAAATTAGGTGATTCTTCTCCAGTTGTCAAAAATATCAATGCCCTATTAAAAGCACTTGGCCACGATGTCAATGCGGAAGCTAGTGATTTTTCTGAGCAAACGAAAACCGCTGTCAGTGCTATACAGGCTGATAATAATCTTCCAGTTACCGGAGAAGTGGATAATGAAACAGCAGCTCAAATTGAAACTGAGGTAGGGAAGAAAATCAAAGAAAATGATCAAGCATATGATACTGGCATCAAAGAACTTCAAAAAAAAGTAAGAAAGAATAAAGGAGAATAG
- a CDS encoding short-chain dehydrogenase, producing MHHSQDLTDKVVVVTGGSAGLGEQICYEAAKKGAIVVVCARRINLIGKVKETCEELSGKSAFSFQLDIADPENVETVFEKIAAEVGPIDVLVNNAGFGIFENFVDIDLAVARNMFEVNVLGMMVFTQKAAIQMAERGTGQIINIASMAGKIATAKSTAYSATKFAVLGFSNALRLELKPLGVSVTTVNPGPIKTEFFDKADPSGDYLASVDLLVLEPNKLAKEIVSAMGTCKREINRPRVMEGAYRLYTLFPHIGDLLAGGLLNKK from the coding sequence ATGCATCATAGTCAGGATTTAACAGATAAGGTAGTTGTAGTTACAGGAGGCTCAGCTGGATTAGGCGAGCAAATCTGTTATGAGGCTGCTAAAAAAGGAGCGATCGTGGTTGTTTGCGCCAGACGGATCAATTTGATCGGCAAAGTAAAAGAAACTTGTGAAGAATTAAGCGGAAAATCAGCCTTCTCATTTCAATTAGATATTGCGGATCCTGAAAATGTAGAAACTGTTTTTGAAAAAATCGCAGCAGAAGTAGGACCCATCGATGTGTTAGTAAATAATGCTGGCTTTGGCATTTTCGAAAACTTTGTAGATATTGATTTAGCCGTTGCTAGAAATATGTTTGAAGTCAATGTATTAGGGATGATGGTCTTTACTCAAAAAGCGGCGATTCAAATGGCCGAAAGAGGCACAGGCCAGATTATCAATATCGCTTCTATGGCTGGCAAAATAGCAACAGCAAAATCAACTGCTTACTCTGCTACAAAATTTGCGGTTTTAGGTTTTTCAAATGCCTTACGTCTGGAATTAAAACCATTAGGTGTCTCAGTGACAACCGTTAATCCAGGACCAATCAAAACTGAGTTTTTTGATAAAGCTGACCCTTCAGGGGACTATTTAGCCTCAGTTGATTTACTTGTTTTAGAACCGAATAAACTAGCTAAAGAAATTGTCAGTGCGATGGGAACTTGTAAACGTGAAATTAATCGTCCTCGTGTCATGGAAGGCGCTTATCGCCTATATACCCTATTCCCACACATAGGCGATCTATTGGCTGGTGGATTGTTAAATAAAAAATAA
- a CDS encoding EDD domain protein has protein sequence MTNVKIVTDSSCTMLKSVRDELAIHMIPLSVMIDGVVYADDDHLEGEHFMELMSTSKALPKTSQPPIGEFVELYDRLGADGSEVVSIHMTKGLSGTVEAARQAGNLSSANVTVIDSDFTDQGLSFQVIQAAKLAKNGASVPEILAEINHVKENTKLFIGISTLDNLVKGGRISRATGLLSSIFNMKVVMDFDHTELIPVAKGRGLKTFNKWFEELKTELSTLSNVRQIGISYADGLELANGFKEGLQALFPDMDIPVLHTNPVIATHTGKGAFAIMYYTD, from the coding sequence ATGACAAATGTTAAAATTGTGACGGATTCTTCTTGTACTATGCTTAAAAGTGTACGCGACGAGTTAGCTATTCACATGATTCCTTTATCAGTGATGATCGATGGTGTAGTATATGCCGATGATGACCATTTAGAAGGTGAACACTTTATGGAACTAATGAGCACCTCAAAAGCATTGCCTAAAACAAGTCAACCGCCGATTGGTGAGTTTGTCGAGTTGTATGATCGTTTAGGTGCTGACGGCAGTGAGGTTGTTTCAATCCATATGACAAAAGGGCTAAGCGGTACAGTAGAAGCGGCTAGACAAGCTGGGAATCTTAGTTCTGCGAATGTAACTGTGATTGATAGTGATTTTACAGATCAAGGCTTATCCTTTCAAGTAATTCAAGCTGCTAAACTTGCTAAAAATGGAGCAAGTGTTCCAGAAATTTTAGCAGAAATCAATCATGTTAAAGAAAATACGAAGCTTTTCATTGGAATCTCTACATTGGATAATTTAGTTAAAGGCGGCCGTATCAGTCGCGCGACAGGGCTTTTATCCAGTATTTTTAATATGAAAGTAGTAATGGATTTTGATCATACCGAACTGATTCCAGTTGCCAAAGGTAGGGGATTAAAAACATTCAATAAATGGTTTGAAGAGCTTAAAACTGAGTTGAGCACTTTGTCAAATGTACGACAAATCGGAATTTCTTATGCAGATGGATTAGAGCTTGCGAACGGTTTTAAAGAAGGATTACAAGCGTTGTTTCCAGACATGGATATTCCTGTATTGCATACAAATCCTGTAATTGCTACGCATACAGGCAAAGGTGCATTTGCAATTATGTACTACACAGACTAA
- the rbgA gene encoding ribosome biogenesis GTPase YlqF (essential GTPase; functions in ribosome assembly; binds a unique part of the 23S rRNA; interacts with ribosomal protein L25(Ctc)), translating into MTIQWFPGHMAKARREVSEKIKYVDIVFELIDARLPLSSRNPMMDQIVQQKPRLILLNKGDLADKEQNQKWQHYFQEKGYHTLIINAQQNKGINKIVPEAKKALKEKLDRERSKGVKPRAIRAMCIGIPNVGKSTLMNRLVGKKIAQTGNKPGVTKGQQWLRSGTDLELLDTPGILWPRFEDQEIGKKLALTGAIKDQLLHLDDLAIYGLSFFSRFYPQRLVERYNLTEADTLLPAAELLMLISQKRGYRDDYDRASEMIIQEIRSSKLGPYTLDRWEELGALKDEN; encoded by the coding sequence ATGACAATACAATGGTTTCCAGGACACATGGCAAAAGCCAGAAGAGAAGTATCTGAAAAAATAAAATATGTGGATATTGTTTTTGAATTGATTGATGCTAGACTTCCGCTCTCATCAAGAAATCCGATGATGGATCAAATCGTCCAACAAAAGCCACGATTGATTTTATTGAATAAAGGGGATTTAGCTGATAAGGAGCAGAATCAAAAGTGGCAGCATTATTTTCAAGAAAAAGGCTATCATACTTTGATCATCAATGCGCAACAAAACAAAGGCATCAATAAGATTGTACCAGAAGCAAAAAAAGCGTTGAAAGAAAAACTGGATCGAGAACGATCAAAAGGAGTAAAACCGCGAGCAATTCGTGCCATGTGTATCGGTATTCCTAACGTTGGCAAATCAACTCTGATGAATCGCTTAGTTGGAAAGAAAATCGCACAGACAGGAAATAAACCGGGTGTGACAAAAGGGCAGCAGTGGCTGCGTTCCGGTACAGATTTAGAGCTACTTGATACACCAGGGATCTTGTGGCCTAGGTTTGAAGACCAAGAAATCGGAAAAAAACTGGCACTGACAGGTGCTATCAAAGATCAATTACTACATTTAGATGATCTTGCGATATATGGATTATCATTTTTTTCACGATTTTACCCTCAGCGTTTGGTTGAACGCTATAATTTAACAGAAGCAGATACGTTGTTACCCGCTGCCGAACTTTTGATGTTGATCAGTCAAAAACGCGGCTATCGTGATGATTATGATCGAGCAAGTGAAATGATCATTCAGGAAATCCGCAGCAGCAAATTAGGACCATATACTTTAGATCGTTGGGAAGAATTAGGAGCACTAAAAGATGAAAACTGA
- a CDS encoding S26 family signal peptidase — translation MEKRKSYIGSFIFFMKLLIPSLLLLFILRGFILIPVPVDGNSMEKTLSQGDMIAMEKFTSIKRFDVVVFKLPNGAIYIKRVIGLPGDAVRYEDDQLYINEKPVEEPFLEKNIKKDHETAPYTTNFNLSDLITTDVLPKDSYFVLGDNRRMSKDSRSFGAVESKYILGKAQFVYYPITHMKFIPR, via the coding sequence GTGGAAAAACGAAAATCGTATATTGGCTCCTTTATTTTTTTCATGAAACTGCTCATTCCTTCTTTACTGTTGTTATTTATACTAAGAGGTTTTATTCTAATCCCTGTTCCTGTAGACGGAAATTCCATGGAAAAAACGTTGAGTCAAGGGGACATGATTGCCATGGAAAAATTTACGTCGATTAAGCGCTTTGACGTAGTCGTATTCAAGTTGCCAAACGGAGCAATTTATATTAAACGCGTGATTGGACTACCTGGAGATGCTGTTCGCTACGAGGATGATCAACTATATATTAATGAGAAACCTGTTGAAGAACCATTCTTAGAAAAAAATATCAAAAAAGATCATGAGACGGCTCCTTACACAACTAATTTTAATTTAAGTGATCTTATCACAACAGATGTATTACCCAAAGATAGTTATTTTGTATTAGGAGATAACCGGAGAATGTCAAAAGACAGTCGTTCTTTTGGTGCAGTCGAGAGTAAGTATATTTTAGGAAAAGCTCAGTTTGTGTATTACCCCATAACACATATGAAATTCATACCAAGATAG
- a CDS encoding adenine phosphoribosyltransferase, translating to MDLKDYIASIPDYPEKGVIFRDISPLMANGEAYREATKQIVDYAKEKRIDMVVGPEARGFIVGCPVAYELGVGFAPVRKKGKLPRETIEVTYDLEYGTDTLTLHKDAIKPGQRVLICDDLLATGGTIKATIELIEALGGIVVGCAFLIELMDLHGRDKITGYEIVTLMEY from the coding sequence ATGGATTTAAAAGATTATATTGCTAGTATTCCAGATTATCCGGAAAAAGGAGTGATCTTTAGAGATATCTCCCCGTTGATGGCCAATGGAGAGGCGTATCGTGAAGCAACAAAACAAATCGTTGATTATGCCAAAGAAAAAAGAATCGATATGGTTGTTGGACCTGAAGCACGTGGTTTTATCGTGGGCTGCCCAGTTGCCTACGAATTAGGCGTTGGTTTTGCTCCTGTTCGTAAAAAAGGCAAATTACCTCGTGAAACGATTGAAGTAACCTATGATTTAGAATATGGTACTGACACGTTAACACTTCATAAAGATGCTATAAAACCTGGTCAACGAGTATTGATTTGTGATGATCTATTGGCAACTGGCGGTACGATCAAAGCTACCATCGAACTAATTGAAGCATTAGGCGGCATTGTTGTCGGTTGTGCCTTTTTAATTGAGTTGATGGACCTGCATGGAAGAGATAAAATTACTGGTTATGAAATTGTTACATTGATGGAATATTAA
- a CDS encoding hemolysin III, whose protein sequence is MEKVKFSRKYMILNEVLNAVTHGIGVGLSIVGLIILLVKGTRMGSPVHIVSYAIYGSTLILLFLSSTLFHSLIFTKAKKVFQVFDHSSIFLLIAGSYTPFCLLSIDGWLGWLLFVLIWLMALSGVVYKSLTLHKQETVKNISTVIYIIMGWLCVVAAKPLYDSLGFTGVALLVAGGVSYTLGAAFYSLKSVRFMHVVWHLFVMLGAGFMFFSILLYT, encoded by the coding sequence TTGGAAAAAGTAAAATTCTCCAGAAAATATATGATTTTAAATGAAGTACTTAATGCCGTCACTCATGGGATTGGGGTTGGCTTGAGTATTGTAGGATTGATCATCTTGTTAGTCAAAGGGACACGGATGGGTTCTCCTGTTCATATAGTTTCTTACGCCATTTATGGTTCTACGCTGATACTTTTATTTTTATCTTCCACCCTATTTCATAGCTTAATTTTTACTAAAGCTAAAAAAGTATTTCAAGTTTTTGACCATAGTTCGATCTTTTTATTGATAGCCGGTAGCTATACGCCATTTTGTTTATTGAGTATTGATGGTTGGCTGGGTTGGCTATTGTTCGTTCTTATTTGGCTCATGGCCCTTAGTGGTGTTGTCTATAAATCTTTAACCTTGCATAAACAAGAGACGGTAAAAAATATTTCTACTGTAATCTATATTATTATGGGCTGGCTTTGCGTTGTTGCTGCCAAACCATTGTATGATTCTTTGGGCTTCACAGGGGTTGCGCTGCTGGTAGCCGGCGGTGTCTCTTATACATTAGGTGCTGCATTTTATAGCTTAAAAAGTGTTCGTTTCATGCACGTAGTTTGGCACTTGTTCGTTATGTTAGGTGCCGGTTTCATGTTCTTTTCGATTTTACTTTATACTTAA
- a CDS encoding single-stranded-DNA-specific exonuclease RecJ, whose translation MKKAKYTWQLREKTELPEEFSNILVNEQINPLLGQILWHRDIRSKESLDLFLHPTVENLYDPFLMYDMEKTVTRLQEAVAQGEKILVYGDYDADGITSTTVMKEAIELIGGEVDYFLPNRFIHGYGPNLAVFKEQIENGVQLIITVDNGVAGHEAIHYAKEQGIDVIVTDHHELPPELPDAYAIIHPKHPQGHYPFGDLAGVGVAFKVATALLGELPTEFLDLVAIGTIADLVSLTDENRVLVKMGLEMIRTGERIGLDILIHLAELKKEAISEESIGFTIAPRLNALGRLGDAAPGVELMTTFDEEEAERIAMFINSQNDERKEIVTRITNEAFELIDPTDPIHIVAKPGWHEGVLGIVAGRIMQDTGKPAIVLTIDENNETAKGSGRSVSALNLFDALSEIRDVFTHFGGHHMAAGMTLPVMNIERMKEHLISYLKENQIDLSQGQELLIDETLKVEEATIPFIQQLKILGPFGTDNPVPNFLFEDITVEQCRQIGADKSHLKFQLSQAGTTLDAIAFQMGNQAEEFGQGTTNITGQLSINEWNGNKKPQLMVSDFSVDGVQLFDLRGKNGRQKEIPVLNTMYIFFNSDSQKLIDHQTSHQQFFTTVEETVEQIKITNSQQLVFVDCPDDIDWLKQITQAGKIERVYLMGISSEEAYLNGTGTREQYAQLYKFVRQQEQVDVRYKLNVVAQHLKIQEKLLIFMIQVFFDLGFVTIENGVLRKVENPENHALTESQVYQTRLKRIKTEEFLLYSDRETLQQWLWNEEEV comes from the coding sequence GTGAAAAAAGCAAAATATACATGGCAATTACGGGAAAAAACAGAGTTGCCAGAAGAATTTTCAAATATATTAGTAAATGAACAAATCAATCCATTACTTGGACAAATTTTATGGCATCGAGACATTCGGTCAAAGGAGAGCTTAGATCTTTTTTTGCATCCTACAGTAGAAAATTTGTATGATCCATTTTTAATGTACGATATGGAAAAAACGGTCACTAGGCTGCAAGAAGCTGTAGCACAAGGCGAAAAAATCCTAGTGTATGGAGATTATGATGCGGATGGTATCACAAGTACAACTGTCATGAAAGAAGCAATTGAACTGATTGGTGGAGAAGTAGATTATTTCTTGCCAAACCGCTTCATTCATGGCTATGGACCTAATTTAGCTGTCTTTAAAGAACAAATTGAAAACGGGGTCCAACTGATTATTACCGTCGATAATGGTGTTGCAGGTCATGAAGCGATCCATTATGCCAAAGAACAAGGGATCGATGTCATTGTTACAGACCATCATGAACTGCCTCCAGAGTTGCCTGATGCCTATGCAATCATCCATCCAAAGCATCCGCAAGGGCACTATCCTTTTGGAGATCTAGCTGGTGTAGGAGTTGCATTTAAAGTAGCAACAGCCTTATTGGGCGAACTGCCTACTGAATTTCTTGATTTAGTTGCAATCGGCACAATAGCAGACTTAGTCTCCTTAACAGATGAAAATCGCGTTCTGGTTAAAATGGGATTAGAGATGATTCGAACGGGCGAAAGAATCGGTCTTGATATTTTGATCCATTTAGCAGAACTTAAAAAAGAAGCAATCAGTGAAGAGAGCATTGGTTTTACGATTGCTCCGCGTTTAAATGCTTTAGGTCGCTTAGGTGATGCAGCACCTGGGGTAGAATTAATGACGACTTTTGATGAAGAGGAAGCTGAGCGAATTGCAATGTTTATCAATAGTCAAAATGATGAGCGTAAAGAAATTGTTACAAGAATCACAAATGAAGCTTTTGAACTGATTGACCCGACTGATCCAATTCATATCGTGGCAAAGCCAGGCTGGCATGAAGGCGTTCTGGGGATTGTTGCTGGAAGAATTATGCAAGATACTGGAAAACCAGCGATCGTGTTGACGATTGATGAAAATAATGAAACCGCTAAAGGTTCAGGACGTAGCGTTTCTGCTTTGAACTTATTTGACGCGCTAAGTGAGATTCGTGACGTGTTTACCCATTTTGGCGGTCATCATATGGCTGCTGGGATGACCTTGCCTGTCATGAACATCGAGAGAATGAAAGAACATCTGATTAGCTATCTAAAAGAAAATCAGATAGACCTTTCTCAAGGTCAAGAATTATTGATCGATGAAACGCTTAAAGTGGAAGAAGCCACAATTCCATTTATTCAACAACTTAAAATTCTTGGTCCGTTTGGGACAGATAATCCCGTACCTAATTTTTTGTTTGAAGATATAACAGTCGAACAATGTCGACAAATTGGAGCAGATAAGAGTCACCTTAAATTCCAACTGAGTCAAGCAGGTACTACATTAGATGCTATTGCTTTTCAGATGGGTAATCAAGCAGAAGAATTCGGGCAGGGGACGACGAATATCACTGGTCAGCTGTCAATCAATGAGTGGAACGGCAATAAAAAACCGCAACTGATGGTCAGTGATTTTTCAGTGGACGGCGTTCAATTGTTTGACCTTCGAGGGAAAAACGGCCGACAAAAGGAAATTCCTGTTTTAAATACAATGTATATATTTTTCAATTCTGATAGCCAAAAATTAATTGATCATCAAACAAGTCATCAACAGTTTTTTACGACCGTTGAGGAGACTGTTGAGCAAATCAAAATAACCAATAGCCAGCAACTAGTCTTTGTTGATTGTCCAGATGATATTGATTGGTTAAAACAAATTACTCAAGCTGGAAAAATAGAGCGTGTGTATCTGATGGGTATTTCATCAGAAGAAGCGTATCTAAATGGAACTGGGACAAGAGAGCAGTATGCTCAACTTTATAAATTTGTTAGACAACAAGAACAAGTCGATGTTCGTTACAAATTAAATGTTGTAGCGCAGCACTTAAAAATCCAAGAAAAACTATTAATTTTTATGATACAGGTGTTTTTTGATCTAGGATTTGTTACAATAGAAAACGGTGTTTTAAGAAAAGTTGAGAACCCTGAAAATCATGCACTTACGGAAAGTCAGGTTTATCAAACTCGCTTAAAAAGAATCAAAACAGAAGAGTTTTTGTTATACAGCGATCGTGAGACATTACAACAATGGCTGTGGAATGAGGAGGAAGTATAA